Genomic window (Pseudothauera hydrothermalis):
GACATGGTCGTCAAGCTGTTCGACGAGCTCGGTCCGCGTTATGCTGCGCGTCAGGGTGGCTATCTGCGCATCCTGAAGTTCGGCTTCCGTGAGGGCGATAACGCCCCAATGGCCGTGGTTGAGTTGCTTGATCGTCCGGAAAGTACTGCGGAGTCCGCGCAAACCGAGACAGAAGCCGCAGCAGCCTGATCGGGCGCCTGTCTTAACAAAAACCGGACCTAGTCCGGTTTTTTTTTCGGCCTGACCAACTGGCATCGAGGAGAGATGCGGTGACAGAACATGTGCTGGTGACCGGTGGAGCTGGTTATATTGGCAGTCATGCCTGTCTTGCGCTGCTGGAGGCCGGCGCCGAAGTGGTGGTGGTCGATGATCTGAGCAATGCCTCGCGTGAGTCGCTGCGTCGTGTGGAGCAATTGACCGGACGGCCCCTGGCGGGTTTTCATCGGCTGGATGTGCGGGATCGCGCCGGGTTGGACGCCGTATTTAGTCGATACTCCATCGGTATCGTGTTGCATTTTGCGGGTTTGAAAGCCGTCGGTGAGTCGGTGGCCGATCCGCTGCGCTACTACCAGAACAATGTTGGCGGCGCGATGACCTTGCTCGAAGCGATGCGCTGCCATGGTGTTCGACGCATGGTGTTCAGTTCGTCGGCCACGGTCTACGGTGACCCACAAAGTGTGCCCATAGCCGAGGAGGCGCCACTTGGTCCGACCAATCCATATGGTCGGACCAAGTGGATGATCGAGCAGATGCTCGCAGATGTGGTGACGGCCGATCCGCGTTGGCAGGTGGTCGTCCTGCGTTATTTCAATCCGGTCGGCGCGCATCCGAGCGGACGGATCGGGGAAGATCCGCGCGGCACGCCCAACAACCTAATGCCCTATATCGCCCAGGTGGCCGTGGGGCGCTTGCCGGTACTGCAGGTCTTTGGCGGCGATTATCCGACTGCTGACGGTACGGGTGTGCGCGACTTTATCCATGTCATGGATCTGGCCGAAGGCCATGTGCGTGCTGTGCAATGTTGCGCGCACTTACCTGGATTGACACGACTGAATCTCGGTACCGGCCGGGGCTACAGTGTGTTGGAGGTGGTGGCGGCGTTCGAAGCGGCAAGCGG
Coding sequences:
- the galE gene encoding UDP-glucose 4-epimerase GalE, encoding MTEHVLVTGGAGYIGSHACLALLEAGAEVVVVDDLSNASRESLRRVEQLTGRPLAGFHRLDVRDRAGLDAVFSRYSIGIVLHFAGLKAVGESVADPLRYYQNNVGGAMTLLEAMRCHGVRRMVFSSSATVYGDPQSVPIAEEAPLGPTNPYGRTKWMIEQMLADVVTADPRWQVVVLRYFNPVGAHPSGRIGEDPRGTPNNLMPYIAQVAVGRLPVLQVFGGDYPTADGTGVRDFIHVMDLAEGHVRAVQCCAHLPGLTRLNLGTGRGYSVLEVVAAFEAASGVRIPYRIVERRAGDVACCWADPRRAEVLLGWRAQRGLAQMCADAWRWQKMNPEGYGASAA